From the genome of Kryptolebias marmoratus isolate JLee-2015 linkage group LG19, ASM164957v2, whole genome shotgun sequence, one region includes:
- the si:ch211-278j3.3 gene encoding E3 ubiquitin-protein ligase RNF19A isoform X1: protein MKRPKQQTGPLSFLNFFSRKPKSEPKPERPLELWPKEEVPITLTPSEHPEQELSLTAEDAGKSKVSGAEGGEEDGPPAVAEVVKDIAAPEEGAGGVSSGSTGVLSLSSSSQEQLLDEHLEECPLCLLSQPRCHFQRLTSCSHRACSDCLRQYLRIEISESRVSIACPQCPETLTPLDVRAILDDRALLERFEEFQLRRFLAADPDTRWCPAPDCSYAVIAYGCAECPKLSCGRQGCGTEFCYHCRQLWHPNQTCDQARRQRARHTSGGNDPSTLYVFNEEPGVDAEEIKPCPRCGAYIMKTNDGSCNRMNCTVCACQFCWLCMQEITDVHYLSPSGCTFWGKKPWSQTRKVLWQVGMLLGAPVVISLIAGIAIPVIIVGIPIYMGRKVHGRCKKNSISGSKHYLTVASGVMMSVFVSPVIAAVTVGVGVPLMLTYVYGVVPMSLCRNGWCRPQSEPPETHKIQLEDLANYLLFSHVVSDHWTGQSNPTVSDTSVQEVRVSVQEVGVLPSTSAMPPELDKYVGVDEATKRHGYTQQDSQSDCEVVVVPDSELDEAQAVSLRERTNIEVCVEIETHPRGARQSSLSSVLSSRSLSAESLGHSQDYPCASEPEERRGRREEPNGREKSVGKAGGSEEMVFSVFETVDV from the exons ATGAAGAGGCCCAAACAACAAACTGGGCCCCTGAGCTTCCTGAACTTCTTCAGTCGCAAGCCCAAATCTGAGCCAAAGCCTGAGCGGCCTTTGGAACTGTGGCCCAAAGAGGAGGTGCCCATAACTTTGACCCCGAGTGAGCATCCAGAGCAG GAACTCAGCCTCACAGCAGAAGATGCTGGAAAATCCAAAGTTTCTGGAGCCGAAGGAGGCGAAGAAGATGGTCCACCAGCTGTTGCTGAAGTGGTCAAGGACATCGCTGCCCCGGAGGAGGGGGCCGGCGGGGTCAGCAGCGGCTCCACCGGCGTCCTTTCCCTCTCTTCGTCCAGccaggagcagctgctggacgAGCACCTGGAGGAGTGCCCGCTGTGCCTGCTCAGCCAACCGCGCTGCCACTTCCAGCGGCTCACCTCGTGTTCCCATCGGGCATGCTCCGACTGCCTCCGCCAATACCTGCGCATCGAGATATCCGAGAGCAGGGTGAGCATTGCGTGTCCGCAGTGCCCCGAGACTCTGACGCCCCTGGACGTccgtgccatcctggatgaccGGGCGCTGCTGGAGAGGTTCGAGGAGTTCCAGCTGAGGCGCTTTCTGGCTGCGGATCCAGATACACGCTGGTGTCCTGCGCCCGACTGCAG ctatGCAGTGATAGCTTATGGCTGTGCAGAGTGTCCCAAGCTGAGCTGCGGCCGTCAGGGATGTGGCACCGAGTTCTGCTACCACTGTCGGCAGCTGTGGCATCCCAACCAGACGTGCGACCAGGCCCGGCGTCAGCGAGCCCGCCATACTTCAGGAGGCAACGACCCCTCCACGCTGTACGTCTTCAACGAGGAGCCTGGAGTGG ATGCAGAAGAGATCAAACCGTGCCCTCGCTGCGGTGCctacatcatgaagaccaacgACGGCAGCTGTAACCGTATGAACTGCACTGTGTGTGCCTGTCAGTTCTGCTGGCTGTGTATGCAGGAGATTACGGACGTGCACTACCTCAG TCCCTCAGGATGTACCTTTTGGGGGAAGAAGCCATGGTCTCAAACCCGCAAAGTACTGTGGCAGGTGGGCATGCTGCTTGGAGCCCCCGTGGTCATCTCCCTCATTGCGGGCATCGCCATCCCAGTCATCATAGTGGGCATACCAATCTACATGGGCCGCAAG GTCCACGGCCGCTGTAAGAAAAACAGTATCTCAGGAAGTAAGCACTACTTGACTGTGGCAAGCGGGGTGATGATGTCAGTGTTCGTGTCGCCGGTCATAGCAGCTGTCACTGTCG GTGTGGGCGTGCCGCTAATGCTGACTTATGTCTATGGGGTCGTGCCCATGTCGCTCTGTAGAAACGGCTGGTGTCGGCCGCAGAGTGAGCCCCCCgaaacacacaaaatacagCTGGAAGACTTGGCCAACT ATCTTCTATTCTCTCATGTAGTCAGTGATCACTGGACGGGTCAGAGCAACCCGACGGTCAGTGACACCAGTGTCCAGGAAGTCCGAGTCAGTGTACAGGAAGTGGGCGTCCTCCCGAGTACAAGCGCCATGCCCCCAGAGCTAGATAAGTACGTGGGAGTGGATGAAGCTACCAAACGCCATGGATACACCCAGCAGGACAGTCAGTCTGACTGCGAGGTTGTTGTTGTGCCTGACAGCGAGCTTGATGAAGCACAAGCAGTTAGTTTGAG AGAAAGAACCAACATTGAAGTTTGCGTGGAAATCGAAACTCACCCGAGAGGTGCCCGTCAGTCCAGTTTAAGTAGCGTCCTGTCCAGCCGAAGTCTGTCAGCAGAGTCTCTGGGACACTCCCAGGACTACCCGTGTGCCTCAGAGCCGGAAGAAAGACGAGGACGGAGAGAGGAGCCGAATGGAAGAGAGAAATCGGTAGGGAAAGCAGGGGGAAGCGAAGAGAtggttttttctgtctttgaaacTGTTGATGTATGA
- the si:ch211-278j3.3 gene encoding E3 ubiquitin-protein ligase RNF19A isoform X2 yields the protein MKRPKQQTGPLSFLNFFSRKPKSEPKPERPLELWPKEEVPITLTPSEHPEQELSLTAEDAGKSKVSGAEGGEEDGPPAVAEVVKDIAAPEEGAGGVSSGSTGVLSLSSSSQEQLLDEHLEECPLCLLSQPRCHFQRLTSCSHRACSDCLRQYLRIEISESRVSIACPQCPETLTPLDVRAILDDRALLERFEEFQLRRFLAADPDTRWCPAPDCSYAVIAYGCAECPKLSCGRQGCGTEFCYHCRQLWHPNQTCDQARRQRARHTSGGNDPSTLYVFNEEPGVDAEEIKPCPRCGAYIMKTNDGSCNRMNCTVCACQFCWLCMQEITDVHYLSPSGCTFWGKKPWSQTRKVLWQVGMLLGAPVVISLIAGIAIPVIIVGIPIYMGRKVHGRCKKNSISGSKHYLTVASGVMMSVFVSPVIAAVTVGVGVPLMLTYVYGVVPMSLCRNGWCRPQSEPPETHKIQLEDLANFSDHWTGQSNPTVSDTSVQEVRVSVQEVGVLPSTSAMPPELDKYVGVDEATKRHGYTQQDSQSDCEVVVVPDSELDEAQAVSLRERTNIEVCVEIETHPRGARQSSLSSVLSSRSLSAESLGHSQDYPCASEPEERRGRREEPNGREKSVGKAGGSEEMVFSVFETVDV from the exons ATGAAGAGGCCCAAACAACAAACTGGGCCCCTGAGCTTCCTGAACTTCTTCAGTCGCAAGCCCAAATCTGAGCCAAAGCCTGAGCGGCCTTTGGAACTGTGGCCCAAAGAGGAGGTGCCCATAACTTTGACCCCGAGTGAGCATCCAGAGCAG GAACTCAGCCTCACAGCAGAAGATGCTGGAAAATCCAAAGTTTCTGGAGCCGAAGGAGGCGAAGAAGATGGTCCACCAGCTGTTGCTGAAGTGGTCAAGGACATCGCTGCCCCGGAGGAGGGGGCCGGCGGGGTCAGCAGCGGCTCCACCGGCGTCCTTTCCCTCTCTTCGTCCAGccaggagcagctgctggacgAGCACCTGGAGGAGTGCCCGCTGTGCCTGCTCAGCCAACCGCGCTGCCACTTCCAGCGGCTCACCTCGTGTTCCCATCGGGCATGCTCCGACTGCCTCCGCCAATACCTGCGCATCGAGATATCCGAGAGCAGGGTGAGCATTGCGTGTCCGCAGTGCCCCGAGACTCTGACGCCCCTGGACGTccgtgccatcctggatgaccGGGCGCTGCTGGAGAGGTTCGAGGAGTTCCAGCTGAGGCGCTTTCTGGCTGCGGATCCAGATACACGCTGGTGTCCTGCGCCCGACTGCAG ctatGCAGTGATAGCTTATGGCTGTGCAGAGTGTCCCAAGCTGAGCTGCGGCCGTCAGGGATGTGGCACCGAGTTCTGCTACCACTGTCGGCAGCTGTGGCATCCCAACCAGACGTGCGACCAGGCCCGGCGTCAGCGAGCCCGCCATACTTCAGGAGGCAACGACCCCTCCACGCTGTACGTCTTCAACGAGGAGCCTGGAGTGG ATGCAGAAGAGATCAAACCGTGCCCTCGCTGCGGTGCctacatcatgaagaccaacgACGGCAGCTGTAACCGTATGAACTGCACTGTGTGTGCCTGTCAGTTCTGCTGGCTGTGTATGCAGGAGATTACGGACGTGCACTACCTCAG TCCCTCAGGATGTACCTTTTGGGGGAAGAAGCCATGGTCTCAAACCCGCAAAGTACTGTGGCAGGTGGGCATGCTGCTTGGAGCCCCCGTGGTCATCTCCCTCATTGCGGGCATCGCCATCCCAGTCATCATAGTGGGCATACCAATCTACATGGGCCGCAAG GTCCACGGCCGCTGTAAGAAAAACAGTATCTCAGGAAGTAAGCACTACTTGACTGTGGCAAGCGGGGTGATGATGTCAGTGTTCGTGTCGCCGGTCATAGCAGCTGTCACTGTCG GTGTGGGCGTGCCGCTAATGCTGACTTATGTCTATGGGGTCGTGCCCATGTCGCTCTGTAGAAACGGCTGGTGTCGGCCGCAGAGTGAGCCCCCCgaaacacacaaaatacagCTGGAAGACTTGGCCAACT TCAGTGATCACTGGACGGGTCAGAGCAACCCGACGGTCAGTGACACCAGTGTCCAGGAAGTCCGAGTCAGTGTACAGGAAGTGGGCGTCCTCCCGAGTACAAGCGCCATGCCCCCAGAGCTAGATAAGTACGTGGGAGTGGATGAAGCTACCAAACGCCATGGATACACCCAGCAGGACAGTCAGTCTGACTGCGAGGTTGTTGTTGTGCCTGACAGCGAGCTTGATGAAGCACAAGCAGTTAGTTTGAG AGAAAGAACCAACATTGAAGTTTGCGTGGAAATCGAAACTCACCCGAGAGGTGCCCGTCAGTCCAGTTTAAGTAGCGTCCTGTCCAGCCGAAGTCTGTCAGCAGAGTCTCTGGGACACTCCCAGGACTACCCGTGTGCCTCAGAGCCGGAAGAAAGACGAGGACGGAGAGAGGAGCCGAATGGAAGAGAGAAATCGGTAGGGAAAGCAGGGGGAAGCGAAGAGAtggttttttctgtctttgaaacTGTTGATGTATGA